The sequence TTCAGCAAGCATTGTCTTGAATATTTCTGCAATTATGTCACCAGTATGACGGTCATCAAAAGTCTCACATTTTAATACAATTGACGATCGCTCAAATTTATCTGATATTCCGTGGCAAGTCAGACTAAGCAAAGAAGCACCTGAACTGGGATCTGTCCATATATCTGAAGTAAATGACATATAATCATAGTTTCCAATCATTTCTTTAACTTTCCCAGCCACTTTTTCACACAATTCATTGCACAcgaaatcagtaaaaaaaattcgtcctctacaattatattttggaGCTAATGCTTGCACAAGACGGCGAAATCCAAGTCCCTCCACAAAGTTGAATGGTAAATTTTGAAGCGCTATCATTTCTCCAATAAGTTTATCAATCTTTTtcgaattattattgttaaattcccactttttttctttttgtagcgCTTCCTCCAACGAAAGCTGTTTCTTGGCTTCTTGTAAAGGAGTTacaattttatctaaaacaaagaaaaaaattttttatttttttgtggattcgaacaaatttccgggcgttttgcataaaaattcgaaaaaaattttttgtaatgcatttttggaccaccctactgtacATTCGTTATTCcaatatttcaaatacaattaCATACCTGTATCATCTTCTTTTTTGTTCATCTTGTTCTCATTATTCGCGGTTTCGAATAAAAGAAACTCTTCCGGGTGCATTGATTTCAGGtgatttttcaaggaagtagtaGTACGCCCCTTCCGCGAGTAACTTTTACCACATATTTTACACTCAGACTTCTCCgaattatttttgtctaatttaaaGTAAGTCCAGATATTGCTTTTTAGTGGTGgtgtaattatttactttttcactCAGTATTAAAACacgaaatattgatcaatttcacacaaaaaaaacacAATAAGCACGGTTTTCAGAGACCGTATTAGGTTATTAATTATACGCAATGAAATTCATGAGTCAAGTCACGACGATAActaaaccaaaacaaacaaaacgTCGTCCTCCTATGGCTCAATCAGCGAAAGAAAGCGAGCACGCGCCACTCTGACACCGCCCACTTTCTTTACATGTCGTTACTTGTTGGCCGCTCTTGGGTAGTAGATCGACATCCGTATCCGCGAAAACTCCGCATCGATTGATGCGGATGCGGATGCAGATGCAGATGTTTAAATTCATGCGGAACATCTGCAATTGCGGATGCGGATGCGAATATTCGCAAAACCCCTGGTTATAACTCACACGATTGTGCACTCACACACATAGCGATCCAGACTCCGCCTTACTTTTTGCTATTCTTacggaaaaaagtttaaacatggcaacactgtagataaggattcctggaactatgctgacgtcatcagaatggaattttgtttaccccagaaattgttgAACATTGAATGAAAGATGACGCCCCTGTAGGCAAATATCAAAGAAAAACGTTTAATTAagtcacatagataaggattccaggaatatatgatgacgtcatcagaatggaatttcgTTTACCAAGAAACATGTTCGAACCTGCATGAAAAAGGACGATTCAATGCCTTATTTTCTCAGTAATAAATGTAACATGATAGCATTTTGAAAGGAAACAATTCTCAGAATTCTATGTAATTTGATATCATTGTTTTTCCATTTATTCAAGATTCGTGAAACACGGcaacactgtagataaggattccaggaatcacgATTACGTCAtcattatggaattttttttatctcagaaattgtttaacattatatgaaatatgacgcacctgtaggcaaatatcaaaggagaacgtttaattaattcagttcacatagataaggattccaggaatcgactatgacgtcatcagaatggaattttgtttacagggaattgttataatatcacgagggtggttgcagatcttggaaattttcaatgacgcaccattgcaataaacatttaatacataaattacattatttttaggtgagaaacttcaattccgggaatagcaggtattaaatagtctaatgttgcgatatcgtatatcatatcatctcctattccatatttttggggctgaaaatatccatttccatgatttttaagtattgatttccaatatcgataatgtggatcgttcaaaactgtgattcattagtcagcacaaggagcgaaacctattttacagccttctgcgctctagcctCAAGTTTGCTATTCATACGGAAAATCTGTATCCAGAACTCCCCCTACCTATCTACTGTTCGTCCTCCTCTTCCTGGATGTTCCTGATGGATTGCTGTGGtggtctttttaaatattggccTTGCGGAAAATTTGTCCTGTTAAAGCATTGACTGGCGAAGTGCCCGGACTTCCCACATTTATGACAATTCATTGTGGATTTGTCTTGCAGCATCTGATTTTGTCCACTGTTTTTATGTAGGTTAATATTCGCGTGAGATTTTTGTGGTACTAATTACCTAACTAGCGGTAACGGGCTGCGTCTCATTGGTGCTCTAGATGTGATGCTGCTTCTTATAATAGATGTGTTGGGCTGAGCTTCTTTACGCCACATCTCCATTTCTATCGCATTATTTTGTGCTTCAGCGATATTGGAAGGTTTTTGTGCCTTGACTTGTAATTCAATTTCTCGACGTAAGGTAAGTAAATATTTCTTAAGGCATTCTTCCTCTTCAAGATCTATTGCTATTCGTCTTGTTATGGGTTGGCTATGAGCTGCCTGCACTGCGTATTTCAATTCGTTGACTATCTGTAGCGAATCGTTTCTGTTGTCCCTTGTTTACAGCTATCTAATTTGCTTCGGAGGTCGCTTACTGATCCTATCTGTTTTAGGTTAGCACGTAGTTTCATATAAGGTGTCAAAGTCATTAATCTGCGTGTATCGTATGCATTTCTCCGCTTGCTGTGTTATCTTTTAGGCGATTATATAGTCTAGTAATAGCTCTGGTTGAGAACATCTTTTGCGTGCCTTCTTGACTATTTTAATGAAGTCCTCCACCCCTATATCATCTTGTCCGGTTAATGGCTTGATAGTCCTAATTACGTCTTTAGCGGGtatgttatttaaaattggtaCCGGCTGGCGTAATGGGACACAATTACATTCTTCCTCTTCTGATGTCACACTGGAATGTGTTCCCTCGTTAATGCCTTTTTTTTGGATAATTATGGTATCGTAATGGGCTGTGATAGCCTCTGTTTGCCTCTACGTCGTTATCTATGGGATTTTCCGTATTTCCCAATGGTTCTCGTGCTTGCATTCCGATTTCTCCTTCTTTGATATTTTCTACTGAGATAAGTGAATGTGTTTCAACTTCTTTTCTTCCCTCATTGTTGTTGACTATGAATTCTTGTGTTTGAGTTTTAATATATTCCCGTTGTGTAATTTCTACTTTGGTAGGTGAATGCGTTTCGGTTTCCTTTCCTTCTTCAGTATTGTCAGATGTGTACTCTATGTCcgtttcaattttcgattttaaacccACTGATTGTCCTAATAATGCTATTTCTTTGGTTCCATTCTCGTTCTCTCTTACTAATACTGATATTTTATTACCCATGGTACTCAATTTATTCAGAATGTCCTGTTGTGCTTGCTCCATGATAACAGGAACTGGGGATGGTGCTCTCGACATGATAGGTACGAAGGCAAAAGGATTGTCAGTCTGTTCGTCACTGTCCGAGTCTTAAGAATTATAATCTGTCAGGTTTTTTCCCTATATGTGTGAAATGCCAGTTTGCCTATCTAGCTATTATTTCGTGTAGGTGACGTGTGTTCTGTGTCGCGATATGTAGTGTGCTTTATTACTTTGATATTCGCCGAATAGTTGCTACAAACTAGTCAACCATACCAAAGTACTTAGTTATTGTACTGACGGTAAGATACCTGGAGTGCAAAGGCTATTTTAACGTAAACCAATAATGTCAACCCCACCGGAAATAGATTTAGCTTTGATTCTATTTCCGTTGCTTTAGTTCATAAAGGGGATTCGCAGTCTTATTGGTTTAACTAAACTATGTGTATCACTTGCTTACTTATTTATTTCTGGACTTTGATTCAGCAGTTGACGGTGATAGGCAGGAAGGTGATTTTCTCCTTTCTCGTGTAGCTTGTATCGTACATTCTTCTTCTCGTACTGTCTTCTTTCTTCTAGCTCCCTTTATATTGGAAGTCTTGGCTCTGTTTATCGGGCTATGCCGTGGCAGTAGTCCGGAATACTCTGATTTTTGGCAGAAACCGTAGTTCCTTTTCTGCCCTCCAGGTCCTTTTGGATCGAAGATGGGGCAATTTTGACTATTTGCTGGTAACCGTAGAAACCTTCAGACGTGTTGCTccatcctggcaggatcgccaaaatgtaacggtccaaaataagaatttgactttttttaaataaagtgtgtGTTAGACACACACTGTTTTCTTAATTTCAGTACAACTTTTAGTTTACAAATATATATAGCAGAGTAATGCGCACAAGGTCTAATGTTATACTTATATAGCCTATCCTATCTATTCCCTAAGGGTATTTTAGGAGGGGCTAATGGCCTGCGTTACACTACATAGCTGAAATTTCCCCGTCCCCATCGTATATCCATTAACATGTTCTCTTATTTGTTTTAGCACGCAAGaggttttttagaataattagatAATGTGACGTCAGACATCATATCCTGTTccatatttttgagtgaaaaattttcattcccagatttaagtattaattttttcaatattgatagTGAGAATCGGATACAACACTGTGATTCGTACGTCAAAACAAGGAGCGCAACCCAACTCCCAGCCTTCCGCGAtttagccgcaagtttgctaccatacgtagctctccatattAAATGTCACCTATACGCCTACATATTTTGcgcatttatcaaattttttatatagaaggaagcaataaatcatgcTTGTTTTTCCTACAATAGTCTACAACCTGTTTACTTGAAATTGGCCTACGCACAATTGCGCAATATAGTTATTCTGTCACGTCATAACGACCCTTCGAGACTGTTCTCGAAGCTTAGCATAGACATGAACTAATACAATTAGTAGCTGCTGGATGTCGGTAAGGTAAGAATTTGCAGGTAGAACGCGCCTTCCAGatgacaaacaatttttttcaacaattacaatattttttaaatatatgaaaatttcgtgatatttgaaataaataataaaaatgtttatttgtcaattttacgtAAAAACAGTTGCTGGGAGTAgtctttaataatctttaatttaaaaaacaatggcAAATCGGGGAAAAACTGAAggttgtagaatttttttaaaggagaaaAATGCGTTTCGTGCCACTGTGCGGTGTATCTAGCTATACTTTCGTGTTCACTTGAACatttctattattactgcaaatattaaccgattttcattaatctttttttaacgttcttctaattatatgaataatctaattctgctaattaaaattgaatcaatccaGGCTTTCATTATTTCAGTTGTTGTAGCTGAACTGCATCTCATAAAAATAAAAGGGTCATTCGTTACCAGTAATTCGACACGCACCGGGGTTTTTGCCTCTTTAGTTTGACGAAGGTCGATGAGCATGCCGCGAAAATGAACACATagcttatattgaaaaatgtccgccataaatattcaaccgtgcagcTGAAAAATGGAATCCCGTTTTTTAGTTCTGCTAAATCCCCTTAATGCTTTACTGGATACTTTAGAAGTATAGCGTATGAATATTCCTATGGGTTTATTAGTCAGTTTGTATATTTATTGTGTACCATGATATACGATGGCGTTGTTAAGCTCTCCACCTGGGGTGATTGCCAGGTAGATTTTGTCAGCTACATACATGCCTCGGAACGGTGTTGTGGGACGAGTCTGTTGCTTGATTATGTATCTTGCGGCTTCTACACTGAAAAAACTttgggcaagcagctgtcttcttagtggcaacgcaaCGTCACAACGGCGGTTGGTGCAGCGGCCAGACCACATTTAAGTAAGCaatagtaccaaacgtgcgagtAGATCCTTTCCCGTGTGTTGAGAACACAGCAGTCGCACAAAAGAGAATGCAGTTACCCCACGGGTCCAGAAATAGATTTTTGCGGATAAATTATGCTGAAGCTCTTAGTTGAGTTTTGTGATCGTGTAAAGAATTAAGTACACCagaaatcaataatattcaatgcATAAACAcaaatcaatgaaaataattggcttaaaagaaattttatttgctttaaaaatgttgtaaactaATATACATATATCGAATTTTTAcgagataaaatattttacggatgaaaacaatttttttacacacAGTTAATGGGtgtgaaattatgattttttgttagCCCAAAAGTTTTACTCTaagtcaaaaatgttatttttaataacaaattttatgaatgattGTGTGATAGatgtatataaaaaatgatttttttataaaactttctgTGGCTAATCTTATGCTGAAAATTATGTTAGTAATCCTAATTGTTATCATTAAATAAAACATATAGAAAATTGTTCATATCATttgttaggaaaaattcaaattattagctTTCAATACAACTTTTCCGTTAGATAACACCATAAAAGATGGTTCCAGCGTCTTTGAAAACATGGGATTCtgttcaattcttattttaaactttgaaaacctagaattctggaatttctcacgagaaccttgaatttgaatttttcgcttttgaaacagttttttgtctgaaattcgAAGAGTAATTCAAGTATTTGGCTTTATTAccaaagaaacatctcgtttagaatgAATCTTGatactgaaaagttttttatttactaagatataattgatcttttgttaaataaagagtaaatgaaaagatttcaacGCACTTTTTGTAGACTGTACCATTAATTTTATAGATTGTAATAAACAGAATTTAATACTATATAGTTAAagttattgaatagttgaatcaGAATATAGTTAAGGTATACGTTTTTTGTGATATCcaacttcaaaatgataaaaatgttatgtttattCAATTTCACAATTATAATGAGACATGGCCATTTAACGAATATTTCGAGAtatttatagatttcaaaaatgtgcaaaaatttaacgaatatttcgagatatttatagatttcaaaaatgtgcaaaatatttctaaaaatttccaaatattttagagatttcgcaaagatttcaggaatcttaaagattttaaaaaggcgcGCACACcagatttcacaacaatttctttaaccttaaaagtttattttcgccACAGTAGTTCGAATTCCAAGCTAGTAGTGGATTGTTaagtgaaaaagatgaattctcaacgataaatgtaataattgatattctaactaaaaatgttaattttcaaccgaaaatgaggacgattttacaaaaaaattattgatttttctacaaaaaaaactatgcattttcatctacaaataaaatacattattatcagttaatagaaattgatttttaagaaaatagcttGACGTCCAactaagaagtaaaatttttaacccaaaaaggtaaattctgaaagaaaaatataacagttcatGTTTCGAGCAAACAAGATttcgattttaattcaaaagcattcggatgatcaaccaaaaaagatgaatattttgcACCAAATCCATgatcaaaagttcatttttaaaaataaaataaacacgaGTATATAACAACAAACCCTTTGTCGCATGAAACGAAATTCCGAGCGAAACTCTGCGTGGGGATGTCGTTCTCCCacctaaagggagcgttactgttCCAGCACTGTTGGCACTACAGCTGTTCTAATGTGGGCACACCGGGTGCCCAATAAGAGTGAGGATGTGTACCAAGCAGCATgcgagcagcgcgcgacgcatttggtgttgcAGCTTTACCAcgtgggcgagcagctcgcccaaaaaTTTTGCAGTGTAGATTAATCTAAAATCTATCCCTTTTCTTGCACACCCTTTACATAATCCgactagtctttcgaaagttatccggtatacagacaaacAGCACCACAGCAACAACAAAAACGACGACGCCAGACGTACAGGCGGATAATGTCATgcggataaattgttcatatttttgtgtactataaatagctatgcacgcagaaaaaagaactttATATTTGACTAAAacccaagttaaatctaccgatcttcaaattacgtatatggacaacacgacagttcagtaaacgttacaattataggcaactaaATA comes from Belonocnema kinseyi isolate 2016_QV_RU_SX_M_011 chromosome 5, B_treatae_v1, whole genome shotgun sequence and encodes:
- the LOC117173565 gene encoding zinc finger BED domain-containing protein 4-like, yielding MNKKEDDTDKIVTPLQEAKKQLSLEEALQKEKKWEFNNNNSKKIDKLIGEMIALQNLPFNFVEGLGFRRLVQALAPKYNCRGRIFFTDFVCNELCEKVAGKVKEMIGNYDYMSFTSDIWTDPSSGASLLSLTCHGISDKFERSSIVLKCETFDDRHTGDIIAEIFKTMLAEWNISTEKVHCILRDEGSNMKRGMRLALLDDLDCTVHKMQIAIRHGLQSQENIKDVKEKCKKILTHFNHSTIAQKQLEKIQDKLNQPHLKVFQDCVTR